CGCCACGCCTGGAATTTCCACTTTGGCCGCTTCAGCGCCGCCGGCGGCCAAAGCAGCGCGCCCGGCCTCGGAATCAGCAGGAATAACATCGGTGCTTTGGATCTGACGCTTAGGCGCATCGGCCTTGTAGATAAACGCCGTCGCTCTCTGGTTGCCGCCTTCAGTGTTAAGGTCGATTTGACGCACAATGAAGAATGAAGCCGCATTTTTTTCTTTTGCCGCTTTGGCGATCGCTTCATTCAGGCTGGGCTGAGTGGGGTAAAAACCGCTGACGGTGACCGTATCATACGGCTCCAACGCATAGGCGACATCTTTGGGTAACTCTTTAACGCCATAAAAAGTACGGTATTTATCATCGGCATTAGCTTTGGGCGCATCGTTATGATAGAGGTCAACGATAACGTTCCAATTGCCAGTGGAATTCTCGTCTATCATATCCTGCACATAAAACGCATCGGCGCCTGACTTATCCGCGCGTTTCGATGCGGCGGCAACCGCTTCATTGATAGCGTTAAACCGGCCTTTAAATGAAATGCGCTCAAATGGCTGCAAAGCGCCAGCCTGTTCTGGCGTAAGCTCCTTCGCCGCCTGTGCTGAAAATGCCGATAACGAGAGTAGTGCGGATGCAATAACAACAGTAGTCTTCAACTTCATAAAAGGATCCTTTCGCCTGACGCATTTGGTTTATAACGTGCTAAGCAATCAAGATGTCATCGAATAGCCCCGGATTATCGCACGGAATACAGACACATGCCTTAGCATTTTGCAGGATATTCCAACGCGCCCTCATGGAAATGAAATAAGGAAAAGCGCAAATAATAACGGTTAATGATTGTTTTATCACCATAAGGGATATTTATGCGAACTTCATACATTAACAAGCCCGTAACACATGTTTTTTGTGAAATACCCCAGAATAATACCTTAATAATAATGCTACAAAAGAGAGTGGCGAGCGTGATTTTCGACCAAAAAAAGCGAATGACGCCTACGATAGCTCGGCTTTTATGTGAAATTCGTTTTATGTATGGATCATCGTTCACATTTTCAGTAGGTTATATACCAAATAGATTTCAAGTTGAACCTTACCGGTAATCAAGCGCGTGCTTGGTCTATTATGTGTAGCGAGGGTGCCGTCGGCATCGTAATTTGAAAGAAACAGGGTATAGGTGAATTGGCTCATTAGAGAACAGGGTAAATAGCTCTCCGCCAAATTCATATTACCAAGGTAAGGTAACTATCATAACCTTCGTTAAAAATAAGCAAAAAAGGGAATCAGTATGCGTATTGGTGTTCCAAGAGAACGGTTGACCAATGAAGCAAGAGTCGCAGCAACGCCGAAAACGGTCGAACAGTTGCTGAAACTCGGCTTTGAGGTCTCGATAGAACGTGGGGCTGGGAAACTTGCCAGTTTTGACGACGCGGCTTATGCAGAAGCCGGCGCATCAATTGCGGATACCGCAGAAATCTGGCAATCCGATATTGTCCTGAAGGTCAATGCACCGCTAGAGGAGGAAATTGAACTCACCCGCGCGGGGAGTACGATTATCAGCTTTATCTGGCCTGCCCAGAATCCCGAGTTACTCGAAAAACTGGCCTCGCGTCAGGTGACGGTACTCGCAATGGATTCTGTCCCCCGAATCTCACGCGCCCAGTCGATGGATGCGCTCAGTTCAATGGCGAATATTGCGGGTTATCGCGCCATTGTAGAAGCCGCTCATGAATTTGGCCGTTTCTTTACGGGGCAGATTACCGCTGCCGGTAAAGTTCCGCCGGCTAAGGTCATGATTATCGGCGCCGGCGTTGCCGGTCTGGCGGCGATCGGCGCGGCAGGGAGCTTGGGTGCGATTGTCCGTGCGTTTGATACGCGTCCTGAAGTTAAGGAACAGGTCAAAAGTATGGGCGCCGAGTTCCTGGAACTCGACTTTGAAGAGGAAGCAGGCAGCGGCGACGGCTATGCCAAAGTCATGTCGGAAGCCTTTATCAAAGCGGAAATGGAACTGTTTGCCGCCCAGGCAAAAGAAGTGGATATCATTGTCACCACCGCGCTTATTCCGGGTAAACCCGCGCCACGCCTGATTACCAAAGATATGGTTCTGAGCATGAAGCCTGGCAGCGTGATTGTCGACCTGGCCGCGCAAACCGGCGGCAACTGCGAACTGACCGTCGCCGATCAGGTTACGGTGACGGAAAACGGCGTCAAAATTATCGGTTATACCGATCTGCCCAGCCGTCTGCCAACCCAGTCTTCCCAGCTTTACGGCACCAACCTGGTTAACCTGCTGAAGCTGTTATGCAAAGAGAAGAATGGCGAAATCGACGTTGATTTTGAAGACAACGTCATTCGTGGCGTAACGGTGATCAAAAATGGCGAAGTAACCTGGCCCGCGCCGCCGATTCAGGTGTCTGCCCAACCGCAACAGGCCAAACCCGCCGCCGCGGTCGCGAAAGAAGCAGCGAAACCGGCTTCGCCATGGAAGAAATATGCCTTCATCGCCATTGCGATCCTGCTGTTTGGCTGGATGGCGAATGTCGCGCCGAAAGAGTTTCTGTCTCACTTCACCGTATTCGCACTGGCTTGCGTGGTGGGGTACTACGTTGTGTGGAATGTTAGCCATGCACTGCACACGCCGTTGATGTCGGTAACGAATGCGATATCGGGGA
This window of the Brenneria goodwinii genome carries:
- the ydgH gene encoding DUF1471 family protein YdgH; translation: MKLKTTVVIASALLSLSAFSAQAAKELTPEQAGALQPFERISFKGRFNAINEAVAAASKRADKSGADAFYVQDMIDENSTGNWNVIVDLYHNDAPKANADDKYRTFYGVKELPKDVAYALEPYDTVTVSGFYPTQPSLNEAIAKAAKEKNAASFFIVRQIDLNTEGGNQRATAFIYKADAPKRQIQSTDVIPADSEAGRAALAAGGAEAAKVEIPGVANSGSPSRNVGNFFETQSSKGGRYTVTLPDGSKIEELNNATAAQMVPFDSITFRGNYTTGPDVSEAIAKRAKQKGAKYYHITKQWQGNGSNMTISADLYK
- the pntA gene encoding Re/Si-specific NAD(P)(+) transhydrogenase subunit alpha, with translation MRIGVPRERLTNEARVAATPKTVEQLLKLGFEVSIERGAGKLASFDDAAYAEAGASIADTAEIWQSDIVLKVNAPLEEEIELTRAGSTIISFIWPAQNPELLEKLASRQVTVLAMDSVPRISRAQSMDALSSMANIAGYRAIVEAAHEFGRFFTGQITAAGKVPPAKVMIIGAGVAGLAAIGAAGSLGAIVRAFDTRPEVKEQVKSMGAEFLELDFEEEAGSGDGYAKVMSEAFIKAEMELFAAQAKEVDIIVTTALIPGKPAPRLITKDMVLSMKPGSVIVDLAAQTGGNCELTVADQVTVTENGVKIIGYTDLPSRLPTQSSQLYGTNLVNLLKLLCKEKNGEIDVDFEDNVIRGVTVIKNGEVTWPAPPIQVSAQPQQAKPAAAVAKEAAKPASPWKKYAFIAIAILLFGWMANVAPKEFLSHFTVFALACVVGYYVVWNVSHALHTPLMSVTNAISGIIVVGALLQIGHGGWVSFFSFIAVLIASINIFGGFTVTQRMLKMFRKN